The genomic region ATCTGTTGAGTCTTGCATAACAACCTTTGAGGAGTTTGTGCAATTGGCAAATTATTCCCTAATGGATACTTTAAATGCCGATCCCGGTGCTACGGTCGATGGTGAGGATCATCGTGCCCGCCAGGTTTTTTCTGGCCATTTTGTACCTGTGACACCTACACCAATTGCAGAGCCAGAGTACATAACCCATAGCCGCACGTTTTTTAAGGAACTTGGGTTAAGTGATAATCTGGCACTTGATGAGAAATTTCGCCGTATCTTTTCTGGTGATGTCTCCGCAGCCCATGGGCCAATGCGTCAGATCGGCTGGGCAACGGGCTATGCTCTGTCGATTTATGGTACTGAATATACCCAGCAATGTCCTTTTGGTACGGGTAATGGGTATGGCGATGGTCGAGCTATTTCTGTGTTTGAAGGCATCATTAACGGTCAGCGCTGGGAAATGCAGTTAAAGGGTGGTGGCCCAACGCCCTATTGCCGTGGCGGTGATGGCCGCGCTGTCCTCCGCTCAAGTGTGCGAGAGTTTCTTGCCCAAGACTATATGCAGGCTTTAGGGGTGCCAACATCGCGCTCTTTAACACTGTATGTTTCTCAATCTGAAACCGTTACCCGGCCTTGGTATTCTCAAGACTCTCACTCCACTGATCCTGATATTTTGGTGGAAAACCCTGTAGCAATTTCAACCCGCGTGGCCCCCTCCTTTTTGCGCGTTGGCCAGCTAGAGTTGTTTGCCCGCCGTGCGCGCAGCAAGGCTCATCCCAGCGCCCTAGAGGAGTTGAGCATGATAGTATCCCATTTAATCGAGCGAGAATACCAAAGCGAGATTGACCCAAGCCTTAGCGTTGCCGATCAACTCGTTAAGTTAGCAACGTTATTTCGCCAGCGTCTGACATCACTGGTGGCTAACTGGCAACGAGTTGGTTACTGCCAGGGCAATTTTAACAGCGACAACTGTGCTGCTGGGGGCTTTACCCTCGACTATGGGCCATTTGGATTTTGTGAAGTTTTTGACCCTTGGTTTCAACCTTGGACAGGGGGCGGCAAGCATTTTTCATTTTTTAATCAGCCCGTTGCTGCTGAAGCTAATTATCATATGTTTTGGCAATCGGTCAGATTACTGCTGACCGAAGATCCTAAAGCTTTAGAGCAATTCGACCAGGTGCGCCATGACTTTGCAGAAGTCATGCAGGAACAACTGCAAAATATGTGGATGACTAAACTAGGTTTGTCTGAATTTGATCCAGCGCTTTTTAAGGAACTAATGCAGTTAATGATCCAATCGGAGGTAGATTACACTATTTTCTTCCGAGAGCTATCCCATATACCAGACGATATTTCAGGCTTGAAAAAGAGCTTCTATGGTGAACCGTCCCAGGCCCTTGATAAACAATGGCAAGCTTGGCTCACAAACTGGCGTCATCTCGTTGTAAACAGCGGTCATCTAACTGAAATATCAGCCCAGATGAAACAGACGAATCCCAAATATGCATGGCGAGAGTGGTTGGTTGTTCCAGCCTATCAACAAGCAACGCAGGGAGATTATACGTTAGTGAAAGAACTGCAAGAAGTTCTAAGCTATCCCTATGACGAGCAATCAAAAACAGTAGAAGATAAATACTATCGCCTAAAGCCCAAGGCGTTTTCTAATGTTGGCGGGGTATCCTACTATAGCTGCTCATCTTGACGAGAGCGCGGATTGGACGATCTAATCTTTCGAGTCGGTGGGGTAGCTATCTCAAAACCCTAGATCACTACTAAAAGATTGAGGCTGGGTAGCACCGACTAAGATGCCGCATACCAGCATCGTCGGCTGACCTACTTTAAGGGCCACCAAGAGACCTTATCGCGGGTAGCACCATAGACTTCTTTCAGCCCTTCGGGATCGACCACCCTGACCAGATCGCTAGCCGATTCTCCAGATTTGTCGGTCTGGAGATAGCCCGCTTTGGTGAGCCCCTTCAGCACTTGCTCTACGGTGCGGTGGTTGAGCTGGCAGGCGCGGGCAATCAGGTCAATGGGCAAATCAAAGACATACTCTAGTTTGGTGCCCACAGGCTGGGCACCAAGGCTGCGCTCTTGGAAAATTAAGGCCCGTAGCACCGCCGCAACCGCCTGGGGAGGATAGGTGCTGCAATTTAGCAGGTGATACTGAAACTTTTCGCGCAGCTCAAATAGCAGCGTATAGCGATCCCGAAACGTTTCATTCTGATTGTAAAAATCTTGCACTACCTGAACAGGAATTTTGATTACGTTCGTAGTTTTGTAGGCTTCTACCAAACTGGGGAAGGCACGGGCCGCAGTGCCTACACCGATGGGGAGACTTCTCATGCCAAAACAGCCGCCGGGATAGGTCATGGCCATAACTCGGTCTAGGGGAGTGCTGTGCATAATGACTGGGCCGCCATCGACAACAACGTAGAGATACTCTTGCCAGGTGTTGGGCCGAAAGGCGGTGTACACCGGACGGTTGGAGTAAAGCTTTTCGCTCACGAGCCTACTTGGGTCAAGGGCGCGGAGGAGTGGGTCGTTATCAAGTCCCCGAAACAAAAAACTTTGAGTCGTCAACGTTTCAATGGTTTTGGACGCTAAACGAGGGGAGTTTGTCTTTGCCATGGGGTGCTGCCGATGCGTTACTCTGCCATTGTGCCCCGAAATTGTGTTTGCACCTCAGTCGGATTGTGGTTTTACTCAACGTTGCGGCATTCTATCGTTGGTGGATGATGGGGTGCTGCCTGGGTGGGGTGGGGGAATATTCTCTCTCTGGTCTTAAATGGCTTGGCGGTAAAAGGGACGTGATCGTCGTTCATAATGTGATGCACACCCAATTAAAAACCTATCTGAAATATATTCAGGATGAAAAACGATCTGTCTTCTCGTCCAAGTCAATCTGATAACAGGTTCACGGTGCCCGCTGACAAAAAGCCGCTGCTGAAGGTGCTGCGGCAGGTGCTACAAGGGGCGGTTGCCCTGGCTGGGGTGGTGATGGTTGGGGTCGTGGCCAGGGGCGCGATTCATGCAAATCTGGATTGGATGGGATGGCTAGCTCTGCTGGTTACCCTTGGGGCTTTTTTGCTGAATGCCCTCACCAGCTTGGCGGCGGAGGCGATCTTCCTGGGGGCGCTGGCGGTGCTTATGATCAGCGGTGTTCTGGATACGGCGACGGCCTTGGCTGGGTTTAGCAACCCCGGCATGATTACGGTGGCGGTGCTTTACATTGTGGTGGCCGGGCTGCAACAGACGGGCGGCCTAGATGTTGTTACGCGGCAAGTGTTGGGGATGCCCAAGGGGGCCACCCAGGCGTTAATTCGGCTGATTGTGCCCGTGGTGAGTCTGAGCGCGTTTTTGAACAATACCCCCATTGTGGCGATGTTCATCCCGGCGGTAGGAGACTGGTGCCGCAAGCTACGCATCAGCCCGTCTAAGCTGATGATTCCCCTCAGCTATGCCGCCATTATGGGCGGTATGTGTACCCTGATTGGCACCAGCACTAACCTAGTGGTCAATGGGCTGCTGATCGCTGAAACCGATCTACCTGGTTTGCG from Leptolyngbya sp. BL0902 harbors:
- a CDS encoding Crp/Fnr family transcriptional regulator — translated: MAKTNSPRLASKTIETLTTQSFLFRGLDNDPLLRALDPSRLVSEKLYSNRPVYTAFRPNTWQEYLYVVVDGGPVIMHSTPLDRVMAMTYPGGCFGMRSLPIGVGTAARAFPSLVEAYKTTNVIKIPVQVVQDFYNQNETFRDRYTLLFELREKFQYHLLNCSTYPPQAVAAVLRALIFQERSLGAQPVGTKLEYVFDLPIDLIARACQLNHRTVEQVLKGLTKAGYLQTDKSGESASDLVRVVDPEGLKEVYGATRDKVSWWPLK
- a CDS encoding protein adenylyltransferase SelO; this encodes MAPSSQPSVESCITTFEEFVQLANYSLMDTLNADPGATVDGEDHRARQVFSGHFVPVTPTPIAEPEYITHSRTFFKELGLSDNLALDEKFRRIFSGDVSAAHGPMRQIGWATGYALSIYGTEYTQQCPFGTGNGYGDGRAISVFEGIINGQRWEMQLKGGGPTPYCRGGDGRAVLRSSVREFLAQDYMQALGVPTSRSLTLYVSQSETVTRPWYSQDSHSTDPDILVENPVAISTRVAPSFLRVGQLELFARRARSKAHPSALEELSMIVSHLIEREYQSEIDPSLSVADQLVKLATLFRQRLTSLVANWQRVGYCQGNFNSDNCAAGGFTLDYGPFGFCEVFDPWFQPWTGGGKHFSFFNQPVAAEANYHMFWQSVRLLLTEDPKALEQFDQVRHDFAEVMQEQLQNMWMTKLGLSEFDPALFKELMQLMIQSEVDYTIFFRELSHIPDDISGLKKSFYGEPSQALDKQWQAWLTNWRHLVVNSGHLTEISAQMKQTNPKYAWREWLVVPAYQQATQGDYTLVKELQEVLSYPYDEQSKTVEDKYYRLKPKAFSNVGGVSYYSCSS